Within the Chromobacterium paludis genome, the region CCGCCATCGACCCCAAGACCGGCCTGCCCGGCCCGTATCGCCACCTGTCCAACGTCAGCAATCTGGAGCTGTCGCTGAAGGTGGAGAAGGTCGAAAAAACCGAATCCATGACCGGCAGCCGCACCAAGGCGCTGTCGCTGACCAAGAGCAAGGAAGCCAGCTTCAAGGCCACGCTGGATTCCCTGAATCAGGCCAACCTCAAGCTGGCGCTGTACGGTTCGGCCAGCACCATGGCCGCCGGCGACTTCAAGGACATCGCGCTGCCGGCTGGTCTCGCCGCCGGCGATATCGCCGCCCTGCCTCTCACCAACATCACCAGCCTGACCCTCAGCGACAGCACGCCGGACAAGGCCAAGACGCTGGTCAAGGGCGTGGATTTCGATTTCGACCTCTACGGCTCGATCAAGTTGCTGAAGGTGGACGGCTATGTGCAACCGTTCAAGGCCAGCGGCGCCAGCAAGGGCGCCAGCGGCGTAGCCATCCTGACGCAGACCGACCAGGCCTATGCCCTGCGCTTCCAGGGCCTGAACACGGCAAACGGCAACCAGCCGGTGCTGGTGGAGCTGTACCGCATCCTGCCGGACCCGTTGAAGAAGCTTGACCTGATCAACGACAGCCCGGCCAGCCTGGAGCTGGAAGGCGAGCTGCTGTCCGACATGAACCGCGGCCAAGACCCCACCTACGGCTATTTCGGCCGAGTGCTGCAACTGAGTTAAACCATCCACACCTGCCCCGCCGCGCGCGGGGCGCTTTGGAGAATGACGACCATGAGCGACAAGCGCGTACAGATCACCGTCCAAGCCAAGGGCGAAGGCGGCGACGAACTGAAGGCCCTGGCGCGCGAGCTGGACGCCATTGCCCAAAGCGGCAGCCAGGCCGCGCCGGAGGCGGCGGCGCTGGCGGAGCAACTGCGCGGACTGGCGCGGCAAGACGCCGCCATCCAGCAGTTCGCCAACCTGAAACGGCAGGCCGGCGAGATGGGCGGCGCCCTGGACACGGCGCGGGAGCGCGCCACCAGCCTGGGCCGCGCGCTGGCCGAGTCGGAAAAACCCACCGCCGCGCAGCGCCGCGAGTTCGACGCCGCGCGCAAAGCCGCCGCCGCGCTGGAAGCGCGCTACCAGACCACCCAGCGCCAGCTGAACGCCCTGCGTGCTGAACTGGCTGATGGCGGCATCAGCACGCAATCCCTCGCAGCCGCGCAGCGCAAGCTGTCCAAGGAACTGGCCGATACCGCCCAAGCCGCGCGCGCCTTTCCTGCCGAGCTGGCCGCGCGTCAGGCGGCTGCCACAGAAGCCGCAGCCCGCCAGGCCGAGCAAGAAAAAGCGCTGGCGCGCGCGACGGCTGCCGCCGCCCAGGAACTGGCCGAGAAGGATCGCCAGGCTCAGCAGGCTGCCGAGGCTCTGGCAGCCAGCCAGCGCGAAGCCGCCGCCGCGCAGGCGCAGCAGCGCCGCGAAGCGCTGGAGGCTGGCCAGCAAATCGGCCGGCTGCGCAATGAATACGAGAAGGCCCGCGCGGAGACCCAGCGCCTCGGCGCTGAACTGGCCAGAACCAATGCCCCGACCGCGGCGCAGCGGCGGGAATTCGAAAGCGCGGCGCGCAGCGCCATGCAGCTGGAACAACGGCTGCGCGCCCAGCAGCCGGCGCTGGCCGGCTTGCGCAACCAGCTGGCCGGCACCGGCGCCGCCGAGCAGCAGCTGATGCAGATCCAGCTGCAAGTGGTGCGCTCGCTGGACCAATCGAGCACGGCCGCCATCGGCTGGCGCAACACGCTGGACCAAGTCGGCGCCGCCAGCCGGCACGCGGCCTCCGCCGCGCGCGAGCAGGCCGCCGCCCACGAACAGGCGGGCCATAAGCTGAACGCCACCGCGCTGGCTGTACGCGGTGGGCTGGCCGCTCTATCGGCCGCCGCCGCCGCGCTGACGGTGGATGCCGGCTTTCACGCCATGCTGTCGATGGACAGCCTGCGCCTGACGCTGGAAACGGTGGCCGGCAGTAGCCAGAAAGCCGCGTCCGAGCTGAAATACGTGCGCGAGGTGTGCGAGCGGCTGGGCCTGGATGTCGATAGCGCCGGCAAGGCTTGGGCGCGCTTCATGTCCGCGACCAAGGGCAGCGCGCTGGAAGGACAGAAAGCGCGCGACGTGTTCGAGGCGATCTCATCCTCGATGGCGCGCATGGGCAAAAGCTCGGAGGACGTGCAGGAAGCGCTGGTCGCGCTGGAGCAAATGGTGTCAAAGGGCACCATACAAAGCGAGGAGCTGAAGGAGCAGTTGGGTTCGCGCCTGCCCGGCGCCTTTCAGCTCACCGCACGCGCCATCGGCGTCACCGACTCCGAGCTGACCAAACTGCTGGAAACGGGATCGCTGACCGCCGAACAAGTGCTGCCGCGCCTCGCCGTCGAGCTGAACAAGACCTTCGGCGACTCGACGCAGCGCGTCGAATCGCTGGGCAGCGCCTGGCAACGGCTGAAGAACAGCCTGTTCTCATCTGCCGGCGAGACCGGCAATGGCCTGCTGGGCGGCGTACTGGCTGCCGGCATGGACAAGCTGTCCGGCGCCATTGAGCAGTTCAACGGCAAGATCACAGAGGCGCGCCGGCGCTGGTCGGACTTCCGCGATGCGCTCCAGTCCGGCGATGCCCAGGGCCAAGTCAGCGCGTTCAGTCAGCTCAGCCAGGCGGCAGCCAGCCTGCTCCGGGAGCTATCCCCCGTGAAACCGGCGCTGGACCTGATATTCCAGTCCGCCGAACAAAAAACCGAAGCCGCGGCGCGCGCCTCGCATGATGCCGCCGTCGAAGCCGCCAATCTGGCGCGGGCCAAGATTCAGGAGGCAGAAGCCGCCCGCCAGGCAGCCCAAGCCGCCGGCGACGAGGCCGGCGCCAAAGCGGCGGCCAACCGCGCAGCCGGCGCCGCGCAGGAGCTGGAGCGCGCCAGCGCCGCGGAAAAAGCCCGCGCGCTGGATCTGGCCCGCGCGGAGCTGGCCAGCATCGAGAAGCTGAACGCCAGCCGGCGCGTGTTGTCCGCGCAGGACTACCAGCAGCTGACCGCCGCGCGCAGCAAACTGGCGGCACTGGAAGCAGAGGCGCATGGCCAGACCCAGGCGCAGGCGGCCAACGCGCTGACCGGACAATCGTTGCAGCGGCTGCAGCTGGACTACCAGAACGCCAAGAAGGCCGCCGACGAGGCCTCCAGCACCGCCATCCGCAGCGCCAAGGCGCGGCTGGACGAGGCTAAGGCCACGCTGGAGGTGGCGCAGGCCAATGAGGACAGCAAGGGCGCCCGCGCGGCGACCGTCGCTGTGGCGCAGGCGGAGCTGGCGCTGCAACAGGCGCAGCTGCAGGCCAAGTCGTCGGAACTGGAAATGGCGCAGCGCGAGCTGGCCTTGATCGAACAGCAAAACGCCGCCAAGACCAAGCTATCCGACGCGGACCGGCAACGCGAAGTGGCCGCCCGGCAAGGCATCACCGCGCTGGAAGACGAGGTCCAGGCGCTGAAGAACGCTACCCGCGCCGCCGACGCGCATGCCGCGGCGGTCAAGAAGAACGCTGACGACACGCTGGCCGCCTACCGCACGCTGGGCATCACCTCGCAGGCTGAGCTGAAGAAAGCGGCCAACGAGGCGGAAAAGGCCTTTCACCAAGTCGAGCAAGCCGCCGGCAAGGGGCTGGCCACGCAGAAAGATGTGAAGGCCGCCTTCCTGGCTTACAGCGAGAAGGCCCTGGCGTCTGGTGACTTCATCACGCGCGCCATGCTCAAGTCGCGCGCCGAGGTGTTGGGCGTGGGGACGGAGTTCGCCAAGCTAGCCGAGCAAGCCGAGCATGCCGGCAACGTCGGCGCGGCCTCCATGGACAAGATGGCCAGCGCCGCGCGCAGCGCCGGCAAGGAAGCCAAAGCCGCCGGCGACGATATGGCGGACGGTGCCAACAAAGCGAAAGAGAAGACCGTCAGCTACGTCTCGATGATATCGGTCGAGCTGCAACGGCTGGCGCAGGAAACCAGCGCAGCCACGGCGCAGATGGCCAACGCCAACTACCTGCAGGCCATGAAGGGCGTGCGCTCGATAGACCAGTGGTGGCGGGCGATTGACCAATCGCTGCGTGGCGCCAAAGCAGCATTCAGCGAGCAGCAACAGGCGCTGGAGGCCAATATCGCCGGCTACCAGCAGATGACGGTGACCGCGCAGACGGCGGAGATCAACACGGGCCATCTGCGGCGCCAATTCAATCTACTGAATGATGCCGACCTGGGCCGGCTGCAGAGCGAGGTGGAGCGCGTCAACGGCGCCATCCGCACCATGAAGGAAGAAGCGGCGCAAGCCCAGCAGCAGCTGGAGCAGATGGCCGCCGCCGCGCAGGACGAGCTTGACCGCTCGGCCGGCAACACTGCCGCCATCGAGCAGCGCAAGCTGCAGCAGGATCTGGCCCGAGTGGATGAGCTGGCGCAGAAGTCAGGCAACAACGCCGCGGCCCTGGCCGCGAGAGCCGCTGTCGAGCAGGCGGCCCGCCAGCGCATCCGCGAGGCCCAGCAGCGAGACGAGCAAGCCAGGCAAACGGCTGGAAGAAACGACGCCACGCCCTCACCCGCGACAGCTGGCCCTTCGCGGACGGTTCGCGTCGAACTGGCCCTGCCCGGCGGCCCATCGCAAAGCGTGGAAGTGGCCAGCGATGGCGACGCCGAGCAGCTGGTCCGCGCGCTGGAATCGTTGAAACGGAGAGGCGCATGATACTAAGCGATGGAACCACGGCGGTGACGCTGAGCGACGACATGACCGAGCTGCAGCCCTACTGGCAGCCGGTCGATCAGGCCATCAGCTACACCCTGACCGGCGCGCTGCTGGTGGACGAGAGCATCAAGCAGGCGGGCCGGCCCATGACCTTCCAGAGTCAGCCCGATACCGGCTGGGTGCCCCGCGCGGCGGTGGACCAGCTCCAGGCGTGGGCCTCGCAACCGGGTATCCGGCTCAAGCTGACCAGGCATGGCCAAGACTACCCGGTGACCTTCAACCGCCAGGATGGTCAGGCGGTGGAGGCGCGGCCGGTGCTGGAGCTAGCGGTATCGCCCCGGCAAAATGACTGGATGCTGCTGACAATCAGGCTACTGGGGATATAATCCATACGACATAACTATTCACCCATTACTATGAGAACATCCTCGTTCTATGTGCTGATCGGTATCGGCATTGCACTTGCCGCCTTTGGCATGCTGATGAAACAGCACCGATCCGATCCCGTGCAGACCTCGCCGAGGGCAACTGCCTCCGCTCCTGTTGCAGTTGCAGGTGCCGCTGCATCGGCGCCACTCTCCACCGATGAAATTTTCGCCAAAGGGCGGGAAGCCTTCAGGAAGCAGGTCGAGGCGGACCGCGCCAAGCGAGATGCGCTGATCGCAAAAACCGAGGGAGAGGCTCAGCAACTGTTGCAGTTGGAGGCTAGCTTTACCGAGGAGGAGCGTATCGCTTCGAACACGCCAAGAATTTCATTGGCGACGCCGGTTACTCGAATGAAGGACGCCAAGGATAAGCTGCAAAAACTGACGTTCTCCACCTGCATCAACGATGCAAAACTCAAGGTCCTGCTCTCGATGGAGGACCGCATATCGTCTTACCTGGCCTTCATGAGCCAGCGCGAGGGCGTGATGTACATCATGCAGGACAACGCAACCAAATGGACTACGAAGGCGGTCAAGGAAATCGCCAATTGCCGTGAGTTCCCGCGAGAGGCTGGAGCTTAGAAAAAAAGAGCATGAGGTCAAGATACACCAAGCCCCGTAACTACGGGGCTTGGTCATTTCAAACCTCTGATTCTTTAGTTATCAGACTCTGGCGGGGCTGTCCTGGCGAGGAGAAGAGCCTTTAGTTCAGCAATTTCGCCACTGATCTTTTGATAGTCAGACCTCTCCCAATCATTTTGAAGGCCATGTGCCCGCAAGCGGTGTGGTACCTCACAACCCCATACAAAATGGAGCGATTCCAAAAACGACTTGGTGATATTGGTAAGGTCTGTGATCTTGCCTCGCGTTTCATAGCATTTACCGGAATTATAATGATCAACAAACATGGTAAATGCCATGGACTCTGGGACTGGGTGGTCTTGCCACCACTTTCTGAACCCAAAGTAAAGCTCACCTTTCCGGCGCTCGTCAGCAAGGCGTTGCTTCGTGTCCCAGACAACCGATTCAGTGGTGTTGGCATAGTCACCCCAGGCCGAGTATAGATCCGACAGATATTGAGGCGTGATCGAAACATCAAGACTGTCCATGCCGTACTTATTAAGTAATTCAGGTGCCTTTGATTCCAAGAGCTGGCAAAACAAGACGAAATCTTCTTCATGACATCTCGGCACACCACCGCTTGGCGCTTTTGGGCACCAGTCTTCGAAGATCAACAAGATTTCGACTTTTTTATGCTCTGAAATTTCCGATGGAGTCAGTTCTAAGCTGCCCTGCAGTCGATGGACGATCTCTGCGTTTAGCGAGCGGCCATTAGCAACTGCGACTTGCTGAAGCATGTCCTTCAGCTCAGCCGGCATTCTCATGTTTACTTGGGGGTCTGTGCGTGCCATGAGGTGAATAGTAGTGCAGCACGGTGCTTGACTTCAATAAAGCACGGTACTACCATAGCACCGTGCTTCAATAACCATGAAAGGAACCTATGAGCAACCTGCCCCCGCCGACAAGCATGAGGCTGCCAGATGATCTCAAGATCTGGCTTCAACATAAGGCTGTTGACAACAGGCGAACACTGTCTGGCGAAGTGATTGCAAGGCTTGAAGAAAGCCGAAAACGCGAGGAGGAGCAACTTGACAAGGCAGCCTGAAACAACCACCTCGGAAATGAGTGAAGCCCCAGCTGCGCTAACAGCTGAGGCCTCGGTATCGAAAATCCTGAACTCTCTAATTCAAGGAAATTTCGCTATGCAATATAGTGAGAAAACCCCTATTCGTCAAGGCTTCAGCCTCCTCGACAGCGTCGAGACACTTGACATCATCACCTCCCAGCTGGAAGACCTGCGCACACTGGCCAGCGCCATCGCTCGGCTTTCTGCCGACGACAACGATATCCGTGGTTTGGCCATCCATGCCAAGGTGCTGGCATCTGGTTTGCACAATGATGCCGATGTGCTACGCGAACAGATCCAAAACCACTTGCTGGCCGCTTGAGGAGACGAGCATGAAACAAATGACCATGAATACCTGCAAGGCCGCAGATCGGCCAGGCGAAGGGGCCGTCTCCAAACTTGAGGGTGCCCAGCGTGCTGCGCAAAAAGCTCAAGCCCGCCCACAAGGCGCGGTCTTGCTCGAACTGCTGCCAGACAACACCATGCGCGTCACCAAGCAAGGCAACACCGCCACCCTATTCGCCAACTTGGAGCGCGCGTTCCAGATTGGCCGCCAATCCATCCAGATGATCGGAGGCTGAGCCATGAACCTGATGCCACTAAACGGTCAGACCATTACCATGAGCAGTCGGGAGATATCTGAGCTGTGCGAAAAGCGCCACGATCACGTTATGCGTGACATCCGCCTGATGCTGATTGAGCTTTATGGCGCAGAGGGTGTCCCCAAATTTGGGGATACCTACCGTAATGAACAAAACGGGCAAGAATACCCCTGCTTTCGTCTCCCCAAAGACCTGACCTTAACCCTGGTCGCTGGCTACAACGTGAAGCTGCGCAAGCGCATCATTGATCGCTGGCTTGAGTTGGAGCAAGCAACGGTCGCCCCAGCCCTCCCGGACTTCCAAGACCCGGTCGCCGCTGCACGCGCCTGGGCGGATCAGTTGGAAGGCAGGCAGATTGCTGAGCAGAAAAATCTGATGCTCGAAAACCAGATCGTTGAGCAGGCGCCGAAAGTCGCCGCCCAAGACATGCTGGCTATATCCAAGGGCGATCTTTGCATCCGAGACGCTGCCAAAGCCCTCAACATTCAGGAGAAGCACTTCAAGGCTTTACTGATCCAGCAGGAGTGGGTCTACCGCAGGATGAGCAACGGTCGGCTCGTCGGCAATGCGGTGCGCGAGCGCCAAGGGGTGCTGACCCACAAGCCAGTAACCATCCACCACAACAGCGGCGAGGCTGAGACGGTGCTACAGCCCCTGATCACGCCGAAGGGTTTGGCCAAGCTGGCGGAGATGATTGCCATGGGTGCATCTGCATAGGTCGAAAATCTTCTCAAGAAACTCAAATTTGAGCCCCCTTAGCGGGGGCTGCAATTCACAGGCGATATCAAAAGTGCAAATAATGCACACAATTACAATCATAAAACGATTTCATACTCCACTGAAATAAGTCATCTAGGCATATGGCTATTGATAGTGATAAGTTAAAAATGCAACGACCCCAGTATCGTTGACATCATTTTTTTCATTTTTGGAGTTTATATGCCATCGGATCCAAGAAAGAAAGTCACTCAGCCTAAGGCTGCAACCGCCGCCTCCAAAACGTTAACGAGCAACTCCACCAGCCAAGCATCCAAGACTGCAGCGGCTAGTGCTCTTTCTCAAACCAAAGCACCCAAGAAAGTTACATCTAAGCCTGCAGCAACCCAGGCTTCAAATGTACTTAAAAGTGGCAGCACCGGAAGCAATGCAAAATCCGCTGCAGGCTCTGCACTTGCTCAAAAACCACCCGCCAAGAAAAAATAGGCATCCCGAAGGGACACACAACCCCGCCTAGATGGCGCTGTGCTCTCAATGCCGGACCTAAGTAAAAATTCGTACTCACCCGCCACGCCCCACGCGTGGCGTTTTCTATTCTGGAGCCCTGAAATGCCCATCACCGATTCCGCCATCCAGCTGCTGGCCAGCGAGCGCCTGACCGACTTTGACGACGGCGGCGGCATGATGACCGGCAATGTCGTGGTGGACGGCGCCAGCAACAATCTGTTTGATGACATCAGCGAGCTGGACCGCACCTATGGACGGGTCAGCCTGCGCAAATGCTATGCCGCGGTGCGCACGGCGCTGGCCGACACCTATTTCGGCTCCCACGTCATCCTGGATGCGCCGCCGTCCGACCCGCGTGTCAGCGTGACCCTGTTCACCAGCGGCAGCTGGAACGACAAACGCGCCAATGCGCGCGACTTCGTGGAGCGCTACCTGGCGCGCGGCGGTCGTTGGCAGGGCTATTTGTGGGAGCGGCAGCTGGCCGGCCAGCGCGTGATCCAGATCTGGCAGCGCGAGCGCGTGGAGTTGCCGGCGGTGGGCAGTGTGCTGTGCCTGGTCAACGATGCCGACAAGCCGAGCGAGGTGGAGCAGTATGTCCGCATCACCCGCGTCAACGCGGTGGTGCGCGAGTTCACCCAGGACGGTGGCTCGGGCGGCCAACCCATCACCTACCGCGTGCGCATCGTGACCTGCGACATCAGCGACCCATTGCGCTATGACTTCATCGGCGCGCCGGTCTCCCCGTTCGATAACGTGGCACAAGCCAGCTCCCGCGCGGCGATCCTGCAAACGGTGGTGGCGGACGCGGCGAAATACTATGGTGCGGCCAAGCTGGCCCGGCCGGCCAAGCTCGGCGATCTGCGCATCCGCGTGGAGAGCATCTTTTCCCAGCTGGTGCCCAGCGCGCGCGCTGAAACGCCGATTGTCGACGTCAACGCCGCCGGCGACAGCATCGCGCTGGTGAAGTCCGGCGACACGCTGCGCTTCGATTACGGCGCCATGCTGTCGCCCATCCTGCCGCTGTATGTCGGCGGCAGCATCCTGCCCGGCACGCTGCAGATCACCGGGCCAGGCTACCGGCTGACCGATGCCGGCGGCCAGGTGCTGGCCGGCTCGGCCGCCATCGGTACGGTGGACTATGCCCGCGGCGTGGTGAGCGTCGCGCCAGGCGGCAGCAGTTACAGCGGGGCCAAAACGGTCCAGTTCGGCCCGGCCGGCAGCCCGTCCCGCGTGATGGACACCGCCAGCATCGACATCACCCTGGAAAACCGTGGATTCAGCTATGCGATGACGCTGCCCGTGACGCCCACGCCGGGCTCGCTGCTGGTCTCCTACATGACGCAAGGGCGCTGGTATGACCTGCGCGACGATGGCAGCGGCGCGCTGCGTGGCGAGGATGCCTCGTTCGGCGCCGGCAACATCAACTTCAGCACCGGCACCGTGCTGGTCACCCTGGGCGCCCTGCCCGACGTCGGCTCGGTGGTGCTGCTGAGCTGGGCCACGCCGACCAACTATTTCAACCGCGCCGGCCTGGCCGTACGCCGGCCGGCCATCGAGGTGACGCTGGAGCGCAGTCCGGTGCAACCTGGCACCCTGACCATCAGCTGGCCGGACGGCAACGCAACGCGCACAGCCCGCGACGACGGCAACGGCGCCATCACGGGCGATGCCAGTGGCACCATCCGTTACAGCACCGGCGAGGTTCGCGTCGAGCCGGCCGCCGCTCCGCTGGGCGGGGCCGTGCTGTCCTTCCAGTACCAGTTTGGCAATCCGCTGCGCGCAACCTTCGACAGCCCATCGGTGGGGGCGGACGGCGTCATCTCGCTGTCTCTGCCGGATGCCGGCATTGTGCCGGGTTCGCTGGAAATCGAGTTCCCGCTGTCGGTGCCGCCTTCGTCCGATCTGGGCCAGCCCGCTGACTGGGGCGCGATGCGCGAGAAATACGTCGGATCGCCGGGAACGGCGCGCGGCCGTGATAACCGTGCCGGCGGGACCAGCGGCGACGTGGTGGCCACCATCGATTACGCCGCCGGCAAACTACGCATCCAGCCAACCGCGCGCGTGCAGATCCCGGTGGAGGACTGGCAATATCGGCGCCCCGATATAGGAAGCGGCGGTTCCGCCCGCTGGACCTACGTGGGTTGGAGTTACCGGCCGGTGGATTGTCGAATCAGCGGCACCATCACCGTGCGCTACCGCACGGATAATGGCGCGACATCCGCCCAGCAGCAGGTCACGGTGTCCACGCTCAGCATGGACCTGACGGACCAGTTTGCCGAACGCATCGTGTCCGGCAGCGTCCAGTTTGCCTGCGCGGGTAAAACCTACCGCGACGTGGGCGGCCGGCTGGTGACGGATATCGACCCGACGACCGGTGCCGGCACCACGGCCGGCTCGCTGGACTACCAGACCGGTGTGGCCACGCTGAAAACGTGGACGCCGGGCGCCAGCGCCACAGTTGCGCTGCAATCCCTGCTGACCGAGATCGGCGGCCAGCCGGTGGACGAGATCACCTTCCGCGTGCCGGTCGCGCCGATGCGGCCGGGCTCGCTCAGCGTATCGGCCACCTCGGTCAGCGGCGCGCAGCTGCGCGTGGACAGCGACATGGACAGCTACTTCGGCAACGACAAGATGCAGGGCCGGGTGGACTACGCCACCGGCGTGGTTCATATCCGCTTCGGCCAGCTGGTGCCGGCCGCCGGCAACGAGAAACAAATCTGGTATCGCGCCGACCTGGTGGACGCCGACGGCAAAATCTGGCGGCCGGAGCCGGTGCTGGCCGACACCCTGCGTTACAACGCGGTCGGCTTCACCTATCTGCCGATGGACAGCGCCATTCTGGGCCTGGACGCGGTGCGCCTGCCGGTGGACGGCCGGGTGCCGGTATTCACCAGCGATAACGTGCTGGTGGTGCATCACACCGGCAAGTTTCCGCTGCCCAATCCCGTCAGCGCCGGGGTGCCGTACAACGTGGGCCGCGGACGCCTGGCCAGCCTGCGCATCCGCGACAGCGTCGGCACGCTGATGGACCCGGCTCTGTATTGGACGGATCTGGATATCGGCACGCTGACCCTGAAAACGCCGCTGAAACTGGACGGGCTGATTCCGCCGCTGACGGCCGAGCATCGCATCGAGGACATGGCGCGCTGCTACGACGTGCAGATCAGCGGCGACATCGCCCTGACCCGCCAGCTCAGCCACGACTACCCGGCCGGCGAGACCCTGGTGTCCAGTGCCATGCTGCTGGGCAATCTGAAGGCCCGCGCCACCAAGCTGTTCAGCCAGCAGAGCTGGACCAACCGCTGGCAGGACGTGCTGGACGGCGCGCCCATCCTGGCGCAGTACAACGAGGCGCAGTATCCGGTGGAGTGCGGCAACGACGGCGCCATCCAGCAGCGCTGGGCGCTCATTTTTACCAGCCCCAGCGAGTTCCGCATCATTGGCGAGACGCTGGGCCAGATCGGCGTCGGCACCATCAACACCGACTGCAAGCCGATCAACCCGGTCAGCGGCACGCCTTACTTCCAGCTGCGCGACGTCGGCTGGGGCAGCGGCTGGTCGGCCGGCAATGTGCTGCGCTTCAACACGGTGCCGGCGAACTCGCCCATCTGGCTGGCCCGCACCGTGCTGATGGGACCGCCAACCGTCAACGACGACCGCTTCACCCTGCAAATCCGCGGGGACACGGATAGAACCTAAACCCAAGCCCGGCCTCGCGCCGGGTTCTTCATTTTTGGAGTCGATATGGCCAAACTGCCCGTCAAAGCCTATTTCAGCACCGATACCGGCGCGCCGGTGTGGAACCGCTCCCCAGGCTCGGTGTTGGCGATCCTGGAATCCTGCCTGGTGACCGGCTTCAACCTCCGCCCCTGCCGCGCGGTTTCGTGGGCGAACGGCGTCGCGACGATCTCGCTCGACCAGGGCCATGGCTATAAGTGGCCAGACGTGGTCGAACTGCGCGATGCGGTGCCATCGGACGCGAATGGCGAATATCGCGTCAAAGAGGCCGGCGCGGACTTCATCAAGGTCGACTGCCCGATTGCGATCACAACGGTCTCGGCGGCCAGCCTGCGCCGGGCGCCGCTGGGTTTTAGCAAGCCGTTTGCCGCTGGCAATGTTGGCGTGTTTAAATCGCAAGCAATTGGATCATCAGGTGCCTATCTGCGTATTGATGATA harbors:
- a CDS encoding phage tail tube protein, whose translation is MFDRTIEYFSGQGDVLIAAIDPKTGLPGPYRHLSNVSNLELSLKVEKVEKTESMTGSRTKALSLTKSKEASFKATLDSLNQANLKLALYGSASTMAAGDFKDIALPAGLAAGDIAALPLTNITSLTLSDSTPDKAKTLVKGVDFDFDLYGSIKLLKVDGYVQPFKASGASKGASGVAILTQTDQAYALRFQGLNTANGNQPVLVELYRILPDPLKKLDLINDSPASLELEGELLSDMNRGQDPTYGYFGRVLQLS
- a CDS encoding tape measure protein, which encodes MSDKRVQITVQAKGEGGDELKALARELDAIAQSGSQAAPEAAALAEQLRGLARQDAAIQQFANLKRQAGEMGGALDTARERATSLGRALAESEKPTAAQRREFDAARKAAAALEARYQTTQRQLNALRAELADGGISTQSLAAAQRKLSKELADTAQAARAFPAELAARQAAATEAAARQAEQEKALARATAAAAQELAEKDRQAQQAAEALAASQREAAAAQAQQRREALEAGQQIGRLRNEYEKARAETQRLGAELARTNAPTAAQRREFESAARSAMQLEQRLRAQQPALAGLRNQLAGTGAAEQQLMQIQLQVVRSLDQSSTAAIGWRNTLDQVGAASRHAASAAREQAAAHEQAGHKLNATALAVRGGLAALSAAAAALTVDAGFHAMLSMDSLRLTLETVAGSSQKAASELKYVREVCERLGLDVDSAGKAWARFMSATKGSALEGQKARDVFEAISSSMARMGKSSEDVQEALVALEQMVSKGTIQSEELKEQLGSRLPGAFQLTARAIGVTDSELTKLLETGSLTAEQVLPRLAVELNKTFGDSTQRVESLGSAWQRLKNSLFSSAGETGNGLLGGVLAAGMDKLSGAIEQFNGKITEARRRWSDFRDALQSGDAQGQVSAFSQLSQAAASLLRELSPVKPALDLIFQSAEQKTEAAARASHDAAVEAANLARAKIQEAEAARQAAQAAGDEAGAKAAANRAAGAAQELERASAAEKARALDLARAELASIEKLNASRRVLSAQDYQQLTAARSKLAALEAEAHGQTQAQAANALTGQSLQRLQLDYQNAKKAADEASSTAIRSAKARLDEAKATLEVAQANEDSKGARAATVAVAQAELALQQAQLQAKSSELEMAQRELALIEQQNAAKTKLSDADRQREVAARQGITALEDEVQALKNATRAADAHAAAVKKNADDTLAAYRTLGITSQAELKKAANEAEKAFHQVEQAAGKGLATQKDVKAAFLAYSEKALASGDFITRAMLKSRAEVLGVGTEFAKLAEQAEHAGNVGAASMDKMASAARSAGKEAKAAGDDMADGANKAKEKTVSYVSMISVELQRLAQETSAATAQMANANYLQAMKGVRSIDQWWRAIDQSLRGAKAAFSEQQQALEANIAGYQQMTVTAQTAEINTGHLRRQFNLLNDADLGRLQSEVERVNGAIRTMKEEAAQAQQQLEQMAAAAQDELDRSAGNTAAIEQRKLQQDLARVDELAQKSGNNAAALAARAAVEQAARQRIREAQQRDEQARQTAGRNDATPSPATAGPSRTVRVELALPGGPSQSVEVASDGDAEQLVRALESLKRRGA
- a CDS encoding Arc family DNA-binding protein → MARTDPQVNMRMPAELKDMLQQVAVANGRSLNAEIVHRLQGSLELTPSEISEHKKVEILLIFEDWCPKAPSGGVPRCHEEDFVLFCQLLESKAPELLNKYGMDSLDVSITPQYLSDLYSAWGDYANTTESVVWDTKQRLADERRKGELYFGFRKWWQDHPVPESMAFTMFVDHYNSGKCYETRGKITDLTNITKSFLESLHFVWGCEVPHRLRAHGLQNDWERSDYQKISGEIAELKALLLARTAPPESDN
- a CDS encoding phage regulatory protein/antirepressor Ant — translated: MNLMPLNGQTITMSSREISELCEKRHDHVMRDIRLMLIELYGAEGVPKFGDTYRNEQNGQEYPCFRLPKDLTLTLVAGYNVKLRKRIIDRWLELEQATVAPALPDFQDPVAAARAWADQLEGRQIAEQKNLMLENQIVEQAPKVAAQDMLAISKGDLCIRDAAKALNIQEKHFKALLIQQEWVYRRMSNGRLVGNAVRERQGVLTHKPVTIHHNSGEAETVLQPLITPKGLAKLAEMIAMGASA